In one window of Prevotella fusca JCM 17724 DNA:
- the porG gene encoding type IX secretion system protein PorG, which yields MKRIFINLLLLLAATPLWAQSDPEYKMEIGAGVGMMGYLGDFNESLTKDLQPMATVLARYNMSPYMDLKMNVSFGKMKGSSADVKTYYPRFASAPYKFDNSLVDVGFAYEYNFLPYGTGRDYRGAQRLSPYVTVGLGATYVNIKDGDRKSALSANLPIGLGVKYKVGERMNVGLEWALHFSLSDELDGQKDPYGIKSSGLFKNTDCYSTLQFTFSYSFMAKCRTCHNEDE from the coding sequence ATGAAACGTATCTTCATCAACCTTCTCCTCCTTCTTGCTGCTACGCCTTTATGGGCGCAGTCGGACCCGGAGTATAAGATGGAGATAGGTGCCGGTGTCGGCATGATGGGTTACTTAGGCGACTTCAATGAGTCGTTGACAAAGGACCTGCAGCCGATGGCGACTGTCCTTGCCCGATACAACATGAGTCCTTACATGGATTTGAAGATGAATGTATCGTTTGGAAAGATGAAAGGTTCATCGGCTGATGTCAAGACCTACTATCCACGTTTTGCATCAGCTCCCTATAAGTTCGACAATTCACTGGTTGATGTTGGCTTTGCGTATGAGTATAACTTCCTGCCTTATGGCACAGGTCGTGACTACCGTGGTGCACAGCGGCTGTCGCCATACGTGACGGTCGGACTGGGTGCCACCTATGTGAATATAAAGGATGGCGACCGCAAGTCGGCTCTCTCAGCCAATCTCCCAATCGGACTGGGTGTGAAGTATAAGGTGGGAGAGCGTATGAATGTAGGTCTGGAATGGGCGTTGCATTTCTCACTCAGCGACGAGCTTGACGGTCAGAAGGACCCTTATGGAATCAAGAGCAGTGGTCTTTTCAAGAATACAGACTGCTACTCCACTCTGCAGTTCACGTTCTCCTATAGTTTTATGGCAAAGTGCAGAACTTGCCATAACGAGGACGAATAA
- a CDS encoding isoprenyl transferase, translating into MVEELDMTRIPQHIAIIMDGNGRWATERNKPRSYGHQAGVDTVRRITSECVRLGVKYLTLYTFSTENWSRPSDEIAALMGLVLTSLEDEIFMKNNVRFRVIGDMARLPEEVQKKLRETEEHTAKNSAMTMVVALSYSARWEIAKAMKTIVAEHQLKSSEPMRPELITEEMISEHLETNFMPEPDLLIRTGGELRISNYLLWQIAYSELYFCDTYWPDFNEQDLRNAIASFQSRQRRFGKTEKQVEENENK; encoded by the coding sequence ATGGTAGAAGAATTAGACATGACACGAATACCACAGCATATTGCCATCATCATGGATGGCAACGGACGCTGGGCAACGGAACGCAACAAGCCACGCTCCTACGGACATCAGGCAGGAGTGGATACCGTTCGTCGTATTACATCAGAGTGCGTACGGCTGGGTGTGAAGTATCTCACGCTCTATACCTTCTCTACGGAGAACTGGAGCCGTCCGTCTGATGAGATTGCTGCGTTGATGGGACTTGTGCTTACGTCCTTGGAAGATGAAATCTTCATGAAGAATAATGTGCGCTTCCGTGTCATTGGCGATATGGCACGTCTGCCGGAAGAAGTGCAGAAGAAGCTGCGTGAGACGGAAGAGCACACAGCGAAGAACTCAGCCATGACAATGGTTGTAGCCTTGAGTTACAGTGCACGCTGGGAGATAGCGAAGGCAATGAAGACGATTGTCGCAGAACATCAGCTGAAGTCGTCTGAGCCTATGCGTCCCGAACTGATTACCGAAGAGATGATCAGCGAGCATCTGGAGACGAACTTCATGCCTGAGCCTGACCTCCTTATCAGGACCGGCGGTGAGCTTCGCATCTCCAATTACCTCTTGTGGCAGATAGCTTACTCTGAGCTGTACTTCTGTGATACCTATTGGCCTGACTTCAATGAGCAGGACCTGAGGAATGCCATTGCGAGCTTCCAGAGCAGACAGCGTCGCTTTGGAAAGACTGAGAAACAAGTAGAAGAAAACGAAAACAAATAA
- a CDS encoding DUF6242 domain-containing protein, with amino-acid sequence MRNKIYTLVALMMATLTVTSCLNDDDENKGVSYRDTAIINFTLGQLKQVRDTVTKKGRDSTYTAKFNAAKVKFYIDQAKGLIYNPDSLPYGTDGAHVLTTITAKNSGSVFIKSTKDQSFSYYKSNDSIDFTTPRIFRVYAHSGKEYREYQISVNVHKQRGNVFSWQSLQANSNFASFKSMKAVSTGDKIFVFGTNGSQTSAYVASKANGNSWTKLGKTFTADAYKSVAVQNSKLFVIDKGTVYSSADGNTWKTVVTNNSLKQLVAASPAELFALSASGGLMASKDNGATWTAETLDSNSSLLPVNNINYSLTAFSSDVNRVLLVGTVAGGTKNVSWTKLSYRKGESWSYVESNASKFLLPLYKTLSVVNYDKAALALGVNNSGKLESMLVSRDGGITWKSDKSFAYPTGAQASAAFTAAVDSDEYLWIISGTKVWRGRLNRIGWELNLERLTE; translated from the coding sequence ATGCGTAATAAGATATATACTCTCGTAGCTTTAATGATGGCTACTTTGACAGTGACTTCTTGTCTTAATGACGACGACGAGAACAAAGGGGTAAGTTATAGAGACACTGCAATCATAAACTTTACTTTGGGGCAGCTGAAGCAGGTGCGTGATACGGTTACCAAGAAAGGCCGTGACAGTACTTATACTGCGAAGTTCAATGCCGCCAAGGTCAAGTTCTATATTGACCAGGCAAAAGGCTTGATTTATAACCCTGATTCCTTGCCATACGGTACGGACGGTGCTCATGTGCTGACGACTATTACGGCAAAGAACAGCGGCTCCGTCTTCATCAAGTCTACAAAGGATCAATCCTTTTCCTATTACAAGAGCAATGATTCCATTGACTTTACTACTCCGCGTATCTTCCGTGTCTATGCGCACAGCGGGAAGGAATACAGGGAGTACCAGATTTCTGTGAATGTCCATAAGCAGCGGGGCAATGTCTTCAGCTGGCAGAGCCTGCAGGCTAACAGCAATTTTGCTTCATTCAAGTCAATGAAAGCTGTCAGCACGGGCGATAAGATATTCGTGTTCGGTACCAATGGCAGTCAGACTTCAGCTTATGTTGCTTCAAAGGCGAATGGAAACAGCTGGACGAAACTGGGCAAGACCTTCACGGCTGACGCCTACAAGAGCGTTGCAGTGCAGAACAGTAAACTCTTCGTTATTGATAAGGGGACTGTGTACAGTTCGGCTGATGGGAATACATGGAAGACGGTTGTTACGAACAACAGTCTCAAGCAGTTGGTGGCAGCATCACCTGCTGAACTGTTTGCCCTGTCTGCTTCGGGTGGTCTGATGGCATCAAAGGACAATGGTGCAACATGGACAGCCGAGACACTGGACAGTAACTCATCCCTCCTTCCTGTAAACAATATCAACTACTCGCTCACAGCTTTTTCTTCAGATGTGAACCGTGTGCTGCTTGTCGGAACGGTTGCAGGCGGAACGAAGAATGTCTCTTGGACAAAGCTGTCTTACCGTAAGGGTGAGAGTTGGAGCTATGTGGAGAGTAATGCCAGCAAGTTCCTGCTGCCACTCTACAAAACCCTTTCGGTTGTAAACTACGACAAGGCTGCACTTGCCCTGGGCGTAAACAACAGCGGCAAGCTGGAGTCGATGCTGGTTTCACGTGATGGAGGCATCACATGGAAAAGCGACAAGAGCTTTGCTTACCCGACGGGTGCACAGGCATCAGCAGCCTTTACCGCCGCTGTTGACAGTGATGAGTACCTCTGGATAATCAGTGGTACAAAGGTATGGCGCGGCAGACTCAACCGGATTGGCTGGGAACTGAACCTGGAACGTCTGACAGAATAA